aggtcacatcatgggcgctgcacacgcataaacaagcgtgagttagtttaaccctatagcgtcagatcctattgtcgccgatagagcgcggttgcggactttccagcagtttaactccgcaaccagtcgtgctctcatgtaaattaaaacggcgtctcaaagcagagacatggggctatctaaatattttaccatcattacgataatctgcctctgttgtccctcgaaggtgacgaatgagagcgcggagactgcggggattttcctagtcatttattcaatgcgtaaaagaaaaaatacagatggatgtgtaaaatagaagtagttgtgtgaaaaaatgcagtaaattctgatacttcgtttaacatgttttttatggctataaaaaaagaccaaaccataatcaacatgattagctctgttattgctttcaaacgaaaaatgcaattttactcctggctggctgtcagaagctactgcctgaactatgcatccctcactgattccattcagtacaagtcatcagagcagtaatcatcattcaagtagttatgaacatgtaagaaattcaattcaattcaattcatttatttttgtaacgcccaaaatcacaacagcagttgtctcgaagggcgttcatgttttggttgatgggggaaaccggagtacccggaggaaacccatccagacacagggagaaacatgaaaaactccacacagaaaagcctGGGCGAAATTCAactgtgttgtgcagtattatctcatgataTTGTGCAAGGTCCATCAaaatgtactgtacatgtaagaattcataatacatttacaaataaatatatctttaacatttttgtattaggtggtagatcattcagacacgatcattttaaaagtagctcacatactgaaaaagtctgagcacccctggacTACAGGGTCAATATGTCAGTGTGCTTTATTACACTTGAGTTAGGAAGAGGGTTACTGAAAGGAGTAAAAGTGCTTTTGAAAGTTACACATGCAAAGAACATAACAGGTTCGATCTCAAGGTGTTTGAGTGGGCTGGGCCTTAGGTTAGCTggggacaataaacaaaaaaagataaaaggtagtaCAGAGTTGTCGAGATGGAACctgcatctctccctctctctctcatgtacAATGAAACGAAGAGTAATCATGCTTGTAAATCTGACACGACGAGACCACTTCACTCTTCTGGGGTTCCCTGGACTACACCCTCAGTATTATGGTCCTGTGTCTGCTGTGATGTTCTTTGTCTATATTGCAATTGGTTttggaaacatttttattttagtttttgtcatGTGTGAGAAGAAAATTCAGAAACCAACATATCTGATCTTCTGTCACATTGCACTCAGCGACTTGACTTTTGGAACTGTCACTCTCCCAAAGATTATTGCCAAGTACTGGTTTGGCAACAGTCTCATCTCATTCTATGGCTGTTTtgttcagatgttttttgttcattatttggGATCTGTTCAGTCTTTTAACCTGATGGTAATGGCCCTGGACCGGTTCATATCCATTTGTCTTCCAATGCGTTACCCTGTCCTCATTTCAAACACTGTTGTGTCCGTGCTCTGTGggatttcctggtttattccactACCAATAATAATTACAGTAGTTCTGCAGACAgtgtttttacctttttgtaaATCTAATGTAATTTCTCAATGCTATTGTGACCGTATGTCTATAATAAGTCAGACATGCGCTGAAAACATGCTGTCACTTAACACGACTGCCTTATCTTTAGCCATGTTCTGCCTTCTGCTTCCACTGGCATTCATTCTATTCTCCTACACTTCTGTCATTGTAGTGATTCTGAAAATGACAAATGCAAAGGGATGTAGAAAGACATTTTCAACGTGTACCCcacaaataataattacatgtttgttttatctgCCAAGATGCTTTTTGTATCTATCAAATTTTACAGGTTTTTCCTTCAGCTTGGATTTTCGAATCCTTCTCATAATGCTGTACAGTCTGTTGCCTGCAGCTGTGAATCCAGtcatatattgttttaaaacacAGGACATCAAGAAATCTTTGTTGATGAAATTGCACCGGGCTAGAATCAGTATAGAGCAGAGAGGAATTTACAATGAATAAAGTGACTACATTGAGATAGTTTTATATCGTGTCTTCTATTTCTAtctttttcctgtttctttttgtGGGAAGAGTAATTGTACCCACTTTGTATACATTGTTGTTTTGTgtagtcacatgcacagctttagaacagcttgtGCAGATGGCAAAGCTGATCTCAGGCCAAAATATAATATCACATCAGTGtcttttgtgcttttatttccAAGTGTTTCAGTCATCAGAATAGTCACTTTTTTCAGGAAACACTGCTGCTTTATGCTGTTAtgctatatgtatatattaacCAAGGCCTCCTTTACATTacaacaatattattattacatgtttaaaactgtgaataattatattttaatgtgaTAATATTGCATGCTGCTTTTCCTAATTTATACACATAATTGTTGATgtgtgctgtttaaataaaactgcattACCCTCCATTTTCCCTTCACTTATTCTCTCTAAACTGTACATTAAATAGCCTATTGACAAACCTTACTATGTTCAGAGAAGAAGTTATTTGTGGCTTTCAGGTGCGAGTATAATGCAGAATGGatcactgctgttttttttatattgggctaataataataattttccaatgtaaagtcttcagagaaaataaatgttttaaaattatgAGATTATGTGATAGTTTTCTGTTAAGAATTATCATGAAGTAAAGTGATTTGAAAACAAGGAACTATGAAATGATGCTATGTCAGACTCGTAAGCTTTCTATGGTCTTCCACATCCAAATCCACAGCTCAGTGAACTCAATTCTGAGCTGTGGGAGACAGATGACTAGAGTCCTCTTTACACTCAGATTGAGGTTGCCTACAGCTATTCACACAGCAAGAAGCAGTTCTTTATCCTTGACAAAAACATAGCCTCCACTGAACCAAAAAGACAGCACAGTGTTCAGTCTAGCAGCCCCGGGAGTGATCACCTCTCTGCATCTGACAAGTTGGTCTCACAAAGGGGGAGCCTAACCCACAGTAATACGACTGTGAATAGGCTGTCTGCAGGTTTGGCTCCCCCTGTCACATGGATATTGGCCAAATTCACCCAAACGTGACATCTATTGTAGGCTGTGGAGTTTATATGGCTGGCACATGCTCCATCCTACCACTGCCACTCAGCACCTTTACGCATGGGGGATAGATTACTCAATGAAAATGACAGCAGAAGAGCATCAGACTGGTGTAGTGTCAATCCTGTGTCGATCTGTCTCAACACAGTGGGCTTCTGTTCGGGGCTCTTGTGTGTAAGTGTTGAAGTTTTAAAACAGATGTGATCATAtctgtttaaagttcatatAACCGTTCTTCACATTTGATCTTCTTACATGTAGCATTTAGTACGTGCAGGTATCAGAATAAATTGGAGAGAGGCAGGAAATAAGTTTAGCTAATTTATTTAACAAGGGTGGCACCCCTAAAACACTTAAGGCAAGCAATCGGTAATTTAGTAAAGGCAGGTAAAGTGTCCAGTGCTATCCCACATCCAATATCAAACAcagcaaatcaaataaaacatttgaatagttTGACACTTCACTATACTACGCCGTATTGCACCATTGCCCAAATTTTATTAAAACTATATAAGGTGCTGATGTGCAATAAGTTCCTTTGCTAAAGGTTgagttcaaatgtttgtactcATCTTCCTTTAACTATTACCCATGAATCAAGTGCTTAGTGCTATTTCTCTCCGTGTGGTGGATGGCTGGAGGTAGTCTGAGAACATGCATAAGCTCTGTTTAATGTCTGTAGGCACTATGAGCCTTCACCTACGGACGGTCACGTCTACTCCTGCTACAATTTCACCCGTTACATACAGGTTGAGTTAAACTTCCTCTACAGTATGCTATCACTCGCTGGCTTGACACAGCTTGTGACAACTGTCTACTTTTTGAAGTGAGGATGCCAGACCTAGAGAACTGTATCTCCTTACTGATTCAAACCCAGAGCCAGTCCTGAGCAGCTCCTTGACTCGGTGGTGATAGTGGGAAAATCTAAGTCCGTTTCCATTGGCATAATGAATTAATTAGATGTGACTCTAGCTGTTTCAGTGTAAATTCATCTCTTGCTGGTGTGAGAAGCAGTCAGCCAATCTCTGTCCATGTTTTGGAAACATGGGGTTGTCCTGGTGCAGCTAAACCAAAAGGTCCAACTTGTTGTACTCCTTCACACAACTGGTCCTTTGTTATGAacagtaaacaaaagagaaagtgCTCACACCATGATACAAATTTGAATCAGAGGAAGCCACAGGAACTGTCAGATAGATTTAACATTCTTGACCTGAACAAGTTTTATGTCTACCAAGTCACAAGGAGTTTCCATCCCCTCTTATATCCTCGTGGAACATCACAGCGGTACCCACTGCATTAGGACCACAAAATTGGAATAAATCTCATGTTCATAAAGATATAATAAAACGTGGAAAAGAGGGGTAAAAGTCCTCAGCATGTGTTTAATCATCAATCAGCTCAGCCTCGGTTGGTAAGTGAATGGCGTCCTCCCCCAAATAAGACCTGCCTCCGGCTCCTCATTAGTTCATCTATGGTAAGCCATGTAGCCGTCCCACAGGCTGAAACAGACACAATGTCCAATCGTGCGGACATATCCACTGTGACAGAGTACATCAGCTCCAATGGCGTCAAACTACAACAGTCTGACGTGTTGGAAAGTGGCTTCAAATCACTAATACACATGGTGGTGAAGTCATGAAAACAATGTGTAGTTTCTGGTCCAATTCCATCTCTCAGTTTTGGTGACATGAAGTTTAGTTGGATCCACCAATTTCACCTCTAGATGAAAGGTTATTTCATTTCTCTAGGAATTCCATTCATGGATTCTGGAAGAGAAATAATCTGTTTGTCAGTGATGACATTAATTTAAAAAgggcagaaaaaaatacaacagagaaagaggggtcCTGAATTGGCTGGGCTAACTGCCTGAGACAGAGCCCCCACCCTGAGTCTCTACGCAGCCTCCACATCTATTTATATCATCAATAAATCCAGttgaaatcagaagtttacaaacactatataaaaagatacatacatttttttccccactgtctgacatgaaactagactaaacttttccagttttaggtcaattaggattaagaaaattatttctgtttgctaaatgccagaataatgagaaaaggCTTTTtctagacaatttttcattactgtcTTCAATgccagatgtttacatacatttcagaagtatttggtaccattgcctttaaactgtatgatttGAGTCAAACGTTTTGGATATCCAAAGCTTCTCATAACAGTTGGGAGGAATGTTGCCCCAtttctcctgacagaactggtttgcccatacattttcaataggactgagatcagggctttgtgatggccactccaaaacattgactttgttatccatCAAGCCACTTTGtatatgcttcaggtcattgtccatttggaagacacATTTGTGCCCAAACTTAACACTAAATGTGAGTCGCGTGCGGTTCGGGTTCGTGTCCCTTAGAAAGTACTTAAAACCAATGTGTCTTGTTACATTGACCTCCAGCCTCTGCAGGCAGGGGTCTGAGTGAGGTATGGGTCTGTGGGAAAAATCTATCATGAGTCTAATTTTTCTGGATGCTGCAGCGTTCTGGAGCGGTCTGCAAGTaaccaaaatcaaaatatgtaCCAAAGCATTAAGTATAAGTCCAGTGTTAAAGGTTTGACTAcagcaggggtgttcattacgtcgatcgcgatctaccagtcggtcgcgaaggcattttgggtagatcacgtcccgtcaaccattcagtcacatgactaatatacaggacaacagtcagattacacctgaccctaggtcacatcatgggcgctgcacacgcataaacaagcgtgagttagtttaaccctatagcgtcagatcctattgtcgccgatagagcgcggttgcggactttccagcagtttaactccgcaaccagtcgtgctctcatgtaaattaaaacggcgtctcaaagcagagacatggggctatctaaatattttaccatcattacgataatctgcctctgttgtccctcgaaggtgacgaatgagagcgcggagactgcggggattttcctagtcatttattcaatgcgtaaaagaaaaaatacagatggatgtgtaaaatagaagtagttgtgtgaaaaaatgcagtaaattctgatacttcgtttaacatgttttttatggctataaaaaaagaccaaaccataatcaacatgattagctctgttattgctttcaaacgaaaaatgcaattttactcctggctggctgtcagaagctactgcctgaactatgcatccctcactgattccattcagtacaagtcatcagagcagtaatcatcattcaagtagttatgaacatgtaagaaattcaattcaattcaattcatttatttttgtaacgcccaaaatcacaacagcagttgtctcgaagggcgttcatgttttggttgatgggggaaaccggagtacccggaggaaacccatccagacacagggagaaacatgaaaaactccacacagaaaagcctGGGCGAAATTCAactgtgttgtgcagtattatctcatgataTTGTGCAAGGTCCATCAaaatgtactgtacatgtaagaattcataatacatttacaaataaatatatctttaacatttttgtattaggtggtagatcattcagacacgatcattttaaaagtagctcacatactgaaaaagtctgagcacccctggacTACAGGGTCAATATGTCAGTGTGCTTTATTACACTTGAGTTAGGAAGAGGGTTACTGAAAGGAGTAAAAGTGCTTTTGAAAGTTACACATGCAAAGAACATAACAGGTTCGATCTCAAGGTGTTTGAGTGGGCTGGGCCTTAGGTTAGCTggggacaataaacaaaaaaagataaaaggtagtaCAGAGTTGTCGAGATGGAACctgcatctctccctctctctctcatgtacAATGAAACGAAGAGTAATCATGCTTGTAAATCTGACACGACGAGACCACTTCACTCTTCTGGGGTTCCCTGGACTACACCCTCAGTATTATGGTCCTGTGTCTGCTGTGATGTTCTTTGTCTATATTGCAATTGGTTttggaaacatttttattttagtttttgtcatGTGTGAGAAAAAAATTCAGAAACCAACATATCTGATCTTCTGTCACATTGCACTCAGCGACTTGACTTTTGGAACTGTCACTCTCCCAAAGATTATTGCCAAGTACTGGTTTGGCAACAGTCTCATCTCATTCTATGGCTGTTttgttcagatgttttttattcattatttgggATCTGTTCAGTCTTTTAACCTGATGGTGATGGCCCTGGACCGGTTCATATCCATTTGTCTTCCAATGCGTTACCCTGTCCTCATTTCAAACACTGTTGTGTCCGTGCTCTGTGggatttcctggtttattccactACCAATAATGATTACAGTAGTTCTGCAGACAgtgtttttacctttttgtaaATCTAATGTAATTGCTCAATGCTACTGTGACCGTATATCTATAATAAGTCAGACATGTGCTGAAAACATTCTGTCACTTAATACAACTGCCGTATCTTTAGCCATGTTCTGCCTTCTGCTTCCACTGGCATTCATTCTATTCTCCTACACTTCTGTCATTGTAGTGattttgaaaatgacaaatgCAAAGGGACGTAGAAAGACATTTTCAACATGTACTTCACAAATATTaattacatgtttgttttatctgCCAAGATGCTTTGTGTATCTGTCAAATTTTAAAGGTTTTTCCTTCAGTTTAGATTTTCGAATCCTTCTCATAATGCTGTACGGTCTGTTGCCTGCAGCTGTGAATCCAGTCATATATTGTTTCAAAACACAGGACATCAAGCAATCCTTATTCATGAAACTGCACCGGACTAGAATCAGTATAGAGCAGAGAGGATTTACCATGAATAAAGTAATTAGATTGGGATAGTTTTAAATGGTGTCTTCTTTTTCTATGGTCCGATCTCAGGCCAAAACTTCACATCACATCAatcttttttgtcagtttttcgatacattttttcatattagttttgtacttttgtttatttattacttcaTTTAAGGCATGCACAAAGTGTTGTAATATGTCAATTGAAATTGCAATTATTATTCTATTCCTTACTGACCACTCTATAGTCAACTATTACAACTTTTGTATGATTAACATCTATCATCATCTGGTATAAAAAGACTCACTTCCATGATGACATTGTTATTTGGATACACTATTTAATTGTTTCATTACAAGTGTTAGAGTGATCAGATTATTTACTCTTTTAGGAAAATGTGCTTTTGTATGCTgttgtattatctgtatatattaacaaataataataacaaaacaatgttattaTCACAAgtacaacattttgaataattatattttaatgtgaTAATATTGCATGCTGTTTTTCTTAATTGATACACATAATTGTTGATGTCTGCACTTGAAATAAAATTGCATTCCCTTTCATATTCCCTTCACTtattctctctcactctatccCTAAGGgcgtgcccagccaccctgtggaggaaacacattttgggcacttgtatccgcgatcttgtcctttcggtcactacccagagctcatgaccataggtgagggtaggaatgtagactgatcagtaaattgagagctttgcctcccggctcagctccttctttaccacaacggaccgatactgcaaccgcatcactgcagacgctgcaccgatccgcctgtcaatctcacactccatccttccctcactcgtcaacaagaccccaagatacttgaactcctccatttgaggcaaaggctctccacccacccaaagagggcaagccacctttttccggtcgagaaccatggcctcggatttggaggagctgactctcatcccagccacttcacactggGCTATAAatcgccccagtgcctgctgcaggtcctggcttgatgaagccatcaggacaacatcatctgcaaacagcagagatgaaatcctgtggttcccaaaccagaccccctccagcccctggctgcacctagaaattctgaccataaatataatgagcagaactggtgacaaagggcagccctggcggagtccaacatgcactgggaacaggtttgacttactgccggcaatgtgaacacagctcctgctccggtcacacagggaccggacagcccttagcaaagggccccggactgGAGCACCcctccaaaggacaccacgagggacacagtcgaatgccttctccaggtccacaaaacacatgtggactggttgggaaaactcccatgaaccctgggataaaaaccacactgctcctcctggatccgaggtttgactatcggtcagattctcctctccagtaccctggagtcaccttggtgacttcagccagggtgatgaacAAATCCGCCTCCAGGTCCctagtctctgcttcctccttggaagacatgacggggggattgaggagatcctcaaagtatttgaggaagatgtgagacaggtctctactttgacaatatttaaatccaggctcaaaacggttctgtttagctgtgcatacgactgaaag
This Periophthalmus magnuspinnatus isolate fPerMag1 chromosome 13, fPerMag1.2.pri, whole genome shotgun sequence DNA region includes the following protein-coding sequences:
- the LOC117380653 gene encoding olfactory receptor 51E2-like, which encodes MLVNLTRRDHFTLLGFPGLHPQYYGPVSAVMFFVYIAIGFGNIFILVFVMCEKKIQKPTYLIFCHIALSDLTFGTVTLPKIIAKYWFGNSLISFYGCFVQMFFVHYLGSVQSFNLMVMALDRFISICLPMRYPVLISNTVVSVLCGISWFIPLPIIITVVLQTVFLPFCKSNVISQCYCDRMSIISQTCAENMLSLNTTALSLAMFCLLLPLAFILFSYTSVIVVILKMTNAKGCRKTFSTCTPQIIITCLFYLPRCFLYLSNFTGFSFSLDFRILLIMLYSLLPAAVNPVIYCFKTQDIKKSLLMKLHRARISIEQRGIYNE
- the LOC117380654 gene encoding olfactory receptor 2AT4-like, which gives rise to MLVNLTRRDHFTLLGFPGLHPQYYGPVSAVMFFVYIAIGFGNIFILVFVMCEKKIQKPTYLIFCHIALSDLTFGTVTLPKIIAKYWFGNSLISFYGCFVQMFFIHYLGSVQSFNLMVMALDRFISICLPMRYPVLISNTVVSVLCGISWFIPLPIMITVVLQTVFLPFCKSNVIAQCYCDRISIISQTCAENILSLNTTAVSLAMFCLLLPLAFILFSYTSVIVVILKMTNAKGRRKTFSTCTSQILITCLFYLPRCFVYLSNFKGFSFSLDFRILLIMLYGLLPAAVNPVIYCFKTQDIKQSLFMKLHRTRISIEQRGFTMNKILSRVVGPHEDGPTSVGLCPAGTRGKRPSHQALTVEHPPQAWLQGGAL